The genomic DNA CTTAGAACCGTGACTGCAATTGAAAATATTCATATGTATTTATAAACTTTCTAAACTCCAAAAGTTTGCAATTTAAGTTTATAAATTAGTGTCCAATTTGAGAGCAAGTTAAGAAAAAAAGGTAAGAACTCAGAAAGAACTATTTATCCATAACGGTCTTTTGCATGTTATATTATACTTGtaatttttattatgttttatttttttaatacaagcggattgtttttattatgtttttttttttttaatacacgcGGATTGTTAATGTAATATCAACAATAGTAATTATAGGATTCTTAATTAAATCCTAACATTGAGGGATTCTTATAATATAACTGAGGTACGAGTTAGTGTTGGCTGATATTCTTGAATGCTTGTCCACTTGTCTTGTTTCTTTGAAATTAGCATTAGTTGCATTTCTCCCTTGAGTTCATTTTTGTATACCACTTCATTATTTGTTGCAGGATGAGTTTTACTTAATTTACCCGCTTTACGAATCTCAAAAACCAGTTTCATTCAAtgatactagcatatgggcacacacacaaagtgtgtgagaaaatttattatttttgtttttgaaatagaaggagagatgagGAGAgatgaagagagtgatagagaatgtgggagtgggaaggttttttttcttttatttttatttatatatatttatttaattagagatatgttaggattacatgtagatgaggctttgaaaagaaaaaaaacaaaatttggttgtgtgaaattacatttctgccccatatttcttattcatgttctgttttaattagagagttaaactggtaatttcatagggttttgattgacaatgagtgttttattaattagtagagacaTAATGTGATTCAATGGTATATAATGTGGTGGCGTGATAAGTTGTTCAAAGCAATGATTATaatttaatccaacaatcatatgatttttaatagaaatgatctttgagagaaaatctaaaaaataaacAGTTAGATCGTTGAGATACATTATTGAGTGAACTGTACAGGAGATCCCACTCCacaatatatattttcttgttgAAATGAAGTTTGGTCAGCtggattttgtttttattcaacATCTGTTTTCTTTATAGGCACACAAGTATATAGAGAAGTCTGCAAAGGAATTCCCTAAACAACACaacaattgttttattttatatatgtgatACCATATTAATATTTTAGGAAGGCGACTGTTATTGCGGTTTTTCTGTTCAATATTGAGATCAGTTGGTCCGAACAATTGcaaaacaattcaaatcatcCAAATTAAAAGACAACATTCATAGTTTTCTTTGATTAAACGTAAAATATAGCGATATAGCTAGTCCCATCTAGTCTAATCTAATCCTCCATATCAAACTCGGCCTTTAATTAGGTAATATTTAACAGAAGATTGAAAAgatgtgaatatccaatcaatATCTTATTCAACTGAGGCAATAAAATGTGTAAACTTCATACATATACTGCTTCGAAAATAAGAGAGGAAGCTAAGCTGAAGAAACTTCGTTACATGTTAAGCAATCAATCTAACAAATGTTACCGCAAATTATCATCTCGAACTCTCTCATGGTTTTGAAGGGATCGTCAATGTCGACATTCTTTTCCATCTCAATGAGGGCAAGCCGAGCAGCTTCTCTGTCTCTTTGGCGATTCTTCTTCATCAATTCATTGGCTCTGGCAACTTCAGCGGCTCTATACTTCTCAATCACGGCAGCGGGGGTTTCAGGGCGTTGCGCTTTAAGAATGGTGACTGCGAACCGAGATTTCAACATGGCCACCCGAACCGCCTCAGATGTTGTGGTGCCATGCTCATGATGATcacaaagaggaagaggaggtaGCACTGTCACGGGTGACTCACAGCTCAAGTAGCCATCCGATTTATCGGATGAAATCTGATCACAAATCACAGGAAGGGGAGTGGACAGCCTCTTCTGCTTCTTTGCCCTATTCGTTTCCTGGCCCATAATCTCAACTCTCTCACGATCGTCGGCTGGCGGAGCAGAGCGTTTCTTTGAGTTATTCACAGAAGCTACCCGAGGGGATTCGGGTTTGGAGACCACTTTCGTCGAACGGAAAGAAGAGGAATCGTTAGTAGCCTTCTTGAAAGCATTCAGATTGCGACTGGTTTCCGCTGCAGGTTTGTGCTGATCAGATGAGAGGATTTCGTCAAGCCACTTTCTAGTTTTACGCGAGTGTTTCATAGTTGGTGACAAAAAATTCAAGAGAGAACGAAGAAGGAAATCGCAGTGCGGACGAGTAAAGGTAGAGGGAGTGGATGGTGCAGAGTAAGAAATAGAAACCCTAGCTAACCGCTAATATACTGCCCAAATAAAACTCTCCCGGCCCAAGCCAACCTTGCTTCCCAAGAAACTAGATAATCCAACTCTGTTTGGGAAAACTAACGCtatttaatcttattttttgTAAGATGGTCATTGATATTTTGATATGGATAACAACCGActaatatttttatatgttgGTCTCAGTTTGAGTGAAGTACTAATTTTCATTCCACTACAATTAATCACgagatttgttagattattttctttttctttaaatttgtttgtaaCTGTAGGATATTTCTACTTTCCTTGAAAAGTGTGGTTTCTTGATTTCTCATGTATACTTTTCTCATAATAACGAGGTTACACTAGGAATGCAAATTATGGATAGAATTGGAAATCACGTTAATCAAATAAGATTAAGaatattacaaaaataattaaggaGTGCACGTGGCTTGTTTAGTTGGTCAAGAGCATTTGCCCTTGCACCCGACGTCCCGTGCTCAAATTACCCTCCTCGTAGTTTAATGTAAATTATCCTAGGCGATCCAGTGTTCAAACTTCTGTTTTCATTTTAGGCACATAAGTATATAGACAAATCTGCAAGGACTCCCTAAACAACGCAACGATtgtttcatattatatttttatatatttgtgataccatattaatatttttaggaAGGTGACTGTTCGTGCGATTTTTCTTCAATAGTAAGATCAGTTGGTCCGAACGATTGCAAAACAATTCATATCCTCCAAATTGAAAGACAATATTCATATACAGTCTTCTTTGATAAACGTAAAATATAACGATATAACTAGTCTGAACTAATCCTCCATATCAAACACGGCCTTTAATTAAGTAATATTTAACTTTTCGGCAAGCAACAGGAGATTGAAAAGATGTGAATATCCAATAAATATCTTATTCAATGAGGCCATAAAATGCGTAAACTTCATACATATCCACAAACTGCTTCGAAAATAAGAGAGGATGCTAAGCTAAAGAAACTTCATTACGTGTTAATATATGAATCTAACAAGTGTTATTGGAAATTATCATCTCAAACTCTTTCATGGTTTTGAAAGGATCGTCAATGTCGACATTCTTTTCCATCTCAATGAGGGCAAGCCGAGCGGCTTCTCTGTCTCTTTGGCGATTCTTCTTTATCAATTCATTGGCTTTGGCAAGTTCAGCGGCTCTATACTTCTCAATCACGACAGCGGGGGTTTCAGGGCCTTGCGCTTTAAGAATGGTGACTGCGAACCGAGATTTCAGCATGGCCACCCGAGCCGCCTCAGATGTTGTGGTGCCATGCTCATGATGATcacaaagaggaagaggaggtaGCACTGTCACCGGTGACTCGCAGCTGAAGTAGCCACCCGATTTATCCAATGAAATCTCACAAGTCACAGGGAGAGGAGTGCCCAGCCTCTTCTGCTTCTTTGCCCTATTCATGTCCTGGCCAATAATCTCAACTCTCTCGCGATCGTCGGCCAGTGTAGCGCAGTGTTTCTTTGAGTTATTCAAAGTAACTACCGGCAGGGATTCGGGTTTGGAGACCAGTAGTTTCGTCAAACGGGAAGAAGAGGAATCGTTAGCAGCCTTCTTGAAAGCATTCAGATTGCGAGTGGTTTCCGCTGCAGGTTTTTGCTGATCAGATGAGAGGATTTCGTCAAGCCACTTTCTAGTTTTACAAGAGTATTTCATGGTTGGTGACAAAAAATTCAAGAGAGAACGAAGAAGGAAAGCGCAGTGCGGACGAGTAAAGGTAGAGGGAATGGATGTGATGCAGAGTGAGAAATAGAAACCCTAGTTAACCgctaatatatataaaatttataatatgtgGTGTACTGCCCAAATAAAACTCTCCCGAGCCAACCTTGCTTCCCAAGAAACTAGATAATCCAACTCTGTTTGGGAAAACTAACGctatttaatcatattttttgTAAGATGATCATTGATATTTTGATATGGAGAACAACCGAGTActattttgatatatttgtcTCAGTTTGAGTGAAGTTCTAATTTTCATTCCATTAATTACAATTAATCACGAgattttttggattattttctttttctttaaatttgtttgAAACTGTAGTATTTCTGGTTTTCGTTGAAAATTGTGGTTTCTTGATTTCTCATGTATACTTTTCTCATATATACTTTTCTCATAATAACGAGGTTACACTAGAAATGCAAATTACAGATGGAATTGGAAATCACATTAATCAAATAAGATTATtaatattacaaaaataatGAAAGAGTGCAAGTTGTTTGTTGTTCAGTTGGTTAAGAGCATTTATTTTACACCTAGTATTAGTTTGACAAGAAAAAGATATAGGtgtaaaaatacataaattggTAATTAAGAGAAAAATAAGTCCAAAGCATAAACTAAAATTACGCCGTAGTTTTACCCTAAAAAAGTAACTACAATCAGCCACAAGATTAGAGTGGTCTCTCATTTATAACTTTTGGctaataaaattagaaaaatgttACAACTTTGCACTAGTTTTTGAGCTTTAATAAATGACAAGTGCTATTTTTTACACAAAACGCAATAATTTATCTTATGGATAAAAGTCAAGATATTTAAAGCctttgaaatcatttttttttcttatttaatttatagccaaaagcattaaaggtcttttttgttttggaaaaaaGCGAAACAGTAAAACCTTTGTGAacaattttatgattttatgaAGGTTATTATTTAAGAGTGCTACTAAACCCAGCTCAGTGTCTTATCACTTTactcattttaaaataatacttTTATTGACAAATTTATTTTCGTATAAAATGACCTTCAAAGACTTAAAAACCAACCGATTATATCTTGCCACAAACCCCTTCACCTCCACAATTAGGATAAATCATTAGATAATTTAGTATtaccacatcagcacataacttCCACTCAAAATTTAACACATATACAATTATTATACAACTGGACTTAAAacttatttaacataaaaattaaaattaaaaaattaaaaaattaaaaaattaaaaaaaaacttgaagaaCCCCATAACCACCACCTTCCTTGACCTCAGCCTCCACAACTTCACCCCATTTTAATTTCCCACCTCACTGCTTCAACCCCAAACACTACTGCTTCTTCCTCCTTCCCTCTTTtttctcctctccctctctcttatGCATTGGCTTTCTCACCGATCGTCTCGCTCGCCATGGTTGAGACCTTCGTCAAATTTGTCGAGGCTGTGCTCGGACGGCAAGCCTATCTCATCCACCGATCTCCTCTGCAGTCCTCCAAAGACTCGATCAAATGGGGACTTGAGAACCATCTCCTGATTCCCAAAACACGCCGTTGAGGCCGACCGAGGATTTTGCGCAAGAAGGGGCGCTGGGTGTGTttttggggggtgggggggcGGTTGGGTTGAGGTTTGGGTGTGTTGATAATGAtggttttgggaaatttttggggAGGGGACTACTATGATATTTGGAGTTGGAGTTGTTGGGCATATTTGTTTAacgataattttcatttttgttaaattataataaattttttaaagcaaagaaaattggaagaagaaatatatagggttattttgggaataatggtgggtggggaAAGAGTTTATGTGTGTTTTGTCTTTTTATGGTGGGTGTGAATATAAGGTGGGTGGGGAAATAAGACACTGGGTGGGTATAACACCACTCTTACTTAATAGAGgtgtagttaaaaaaaaattatttattgacTTATTTATCCTTAATGAATGTTGTATTTTTCTTTGGGTACCAAATATCTTATTTCTTGCATATTTCTATACTCATTGACAATTATGAATTCAAATATTTTGCACCCATTTTGTGTGTGATCTCTCTGTGACATCTAACATTGATTAACACATGTTAATAAACTTAACCCTTCTTAAATTTGTTATTATAAACTTAGCCTATGTTAATCAATGATAGAGTTCACAGAGAAGTCACACGCAAAATGAGTGCAGAAGATTTAATCTCGACAACTATAATTATGTGGAGACGTATTTCCTAAAGATAGGACCAAGAAAAATTTCAACTTATTACAATATAGAGTTTGTTCTAATACATAACTGGTCAAATTTTTATAACTTTAAAGAGATTATTTCATATAAAGTATCAGTACAGAAAAGTTTTCCTATATATagcatttgaaaaataaaccaaataTAGAGGTTGCTAGCACTTCCCAAACAAATTATAATCCTCTTTGAGGTCTTGTGTTCActttcacacacacactctaGCAAAAAAACATGGGTATTAGGCAGGCTCGACGCATGCAAAACGGGGCAGACTCAACTCACATAGACTGAGGTGAACCATGGCATGCAAAACAAGGCGGAGCCCCGCTCATAGAAATGGGGCGAGCTTCTGACAAGCAAAATGAGGCAAACTTCATGCATGGAAAACGAGACAGG from Pyrus communis chromosome 17, drPyrComm1.1, whole genome shotgun sequence includes the following:
- the LOC137723191 gene encoding transcription factor GTE8-like; its protein translation is MKHSRKTRKWLDEILSSDQHKPAAETSRNLNAFKKATNDSSSFRSTKVVSKPESPRVASVNNSKKRSAPPADDRERVEIMGQETNRAKKQKRLSTPLPVICDQISSDKSDGYLSCESPVTVLPPLPLCDHHEHGTTTSEAVRVAMLKSRFAVTILKAQRPETPAAVIEKYRAAEVARANELMKKNRQRDREAARLALIEMEKNVDIDDPFKTMREFEMIICGNIC